Proteins encoded in a region of the Photobacterium profundum SS9 genome:
- a CDS encoding NmrA family NAD(P)-binding protein, which yields MSTFQKQTIAVIGATGQVGSPTVRTLLKLGHNVIAITRNLQSDLSGKLKEFKDNGAHIAEVTDMRDKTQIMAAIKGADTLICCAPGDQTVITELEPIWLEAAIASGVKRFVPTEFGCHTRGVDYGDGILFDYKKNLHEKIFKSGIGWTFIYTGGIFDYFLPNLRFFNKITTFGNMELPIYAHEIKDIGQIIAMAITDDRTMNRCVQMDYNVLTQIEMLDLLKEHHPNHVFEYEHFSSEYITEQRLIANDEVTAKKGAETDRERWGINYVIYVIGKLANFTDETIKASELFPDYHVSKTPEQAIANPEFIFDTE from the coding sequence ATGTCAACTTTCCAAAAACAAACCATCGCAGTAATAGGTGCCACAGGACAAGTCGGCAGCCCAACGGTGCGAACACTTTTAAAACTAGGCCACAACGTTATTGCGATCACACGAAACCTACAGAGTGACTTATCCGGCAAACTAAAAGAATTTAAAGACAATGGTGCACACATTGCAGAAGTAACAGACATGCGAGATAAAACTCAAATAATGGCGGCAATCAAAGGTGCAGATACATTAATTTGTTGTGCGCCAGGCGATCAAACCGTTATTACTGAACTAGAACCCATTTGGCTTGAAGCTGCAATAGCAAGTGGCGTAAAGCGCTTTGTACCCACAGAATTTGGTTGTCATACTCGAGGGGTGGATTACGGCGATGGCATTTTGTTTGATTACAAGAAAAACTTACATGAGAAGATTTTTAAATCAGGCATCGGCTGGACGTTTATTTACACTGGTGGCATTTTTGATTACTTCCTGCCTAATCTTCGCTTTTTCAACAAAATTACCACTTTCGGTAATATGGAACTACCGATCTACGCTCACGAAATAAAAGATATTGGTCAGATTATCGCAATGGCGATCACTGATGATCGCACCATGAATCGTTGTGTACAAATGGATTACAACGTTCTTACACAAATCGAAATGCTTGATTTATTGAAAGAGCACCATCCAAACCATGTTTTTGAATATGAACATTTCTCATCAGAGTATATTACTGAGCAACGACTTATCGCGAATGATGAAGTTACCGCGAAAAAAGGGGCCGAGACAGATCGTGAACGTTGGGGCATTAATTACGTGATTTACGTGATTGGTAAGTTGGCGAACTTTACAGATGAAACCATCAAGGCTTCAGAGCTATTCCCAGATTATCACGTCAGCAAAACACCTGAACAAGCAATTGCTAATCCTGAGTTTATTTTTGACACTGAGTAG
- a CDS encoding Na+/H+ antiporter, with protein MVGHISEKTLPAIIFLIGIAISFATGSSGATVSILIPIALPMAAQMGLSLPLIIGAVFGDQSSPISDSIIVASSAAGCSPESHFRTQLPITLSVATMAFISYLLVTTVI; from the coding sequence ATGGTGGGTCATATTTCAGAAAAAACACTACCAGCAATCATCTTTCTGATTGGTATTGCCATCTCATTTGCAACAGGAAGCTCTGGAGCTACCGTAAGCATATTAATACCGATTGCATTACCAATGGCTGCTCAAATGGGATTGTCGTTACCGCTTATTATTGGTGCTGTTTTTGGTGATCAAAGTTCGCCTATTTCCGACTCAATCATTGTGGCATCTTCAGCTGCAGGGTGTAGCCCTGAAAGTCACTTTAGAACGCAGCTCCCAATCACGCTCAGTGTTGCAACAATGGCATTTATCAGCTACCTCTTAGTAACCACCGTAATATAG
- a CDS encoding aminotransferase class I/II-fold pyridoxal phosphate-dependent enzyme, with product MHCSSFSKSLVAGFRIGWVAAGQMALPIQKLQLMSTLSASAPIQLALAKYLSTRNYENHLRQLRRKLEQRKFATWQLLRSYFLPNVSVNYSEGGYFLWVELPEHLDATELYQRALKDNISIAPGKMFSASKQFNHCFRLNSSFECSEPEERAIKRLAELIQNMLDE from the coding sequence ATGCATTGCTCATCTTTTTCTAAGTCTCTGGTTGCTGGTTTTCGAATTGGTTGGGTGGCTGCCGGGCAAATGGCATTGCCTATTCAAAAACTTCAATTAATGAGTACATTGTCTGCCAGCGCTCCCATTCAACTGGCCCTTGCTAAATACCTATCTACTCGCAACTATGAAAACCATTTACGTCAGCTGAGAAGGAAACTGGAACAGCGTAAATTCGCAACTTGGCAGTTGCTACGTTCTTATTTTCTTCCTAATGTGAGTGTTAATTATTCAGAAGGTGGGTATTTTTTATGGGTTGAATTGCCCGAGCATTTAGATGCGACAGAGTTATACCAGCGCGCGTTGAAAGACAATATTAGTATTGCGCCAGGGAAAATGTTTTCCGCGAGTAAACAGTTTAATCATTGTTTTCGGCTTAATTCGTCGTTTGAATGTTCAGAGCCGGAAGAAAGAGCGATAAAGCGGCTAGCCGAGTTAATCCAAAACATGCTGGATGAATAA
- a CDS encoding CopD family protein, whose translation MYGFLLAIHILSATIWTGGHIVLSFVILPSVLKNRSPQELLKFEEAYEKIGMPALILQVISGLMLAYHLVPNVSLWFDFSNPLAHGIVAKLSLLALTVMFALDARFRVIPKLSEENLVDMALHIIPVTILSILFVLVGVSFRTGWLM comes from the coding sequence ATGTATGGTTTTCTATTGGCAATTCATATCCTGTCTGCCACTATTTGGACTGGTGGACATATCGTTTTATCCTTTGTTATTTTACCGAGCGTTTTAAAAAATCGTTCGCCTCAAGAGTTACTCAAATTTGAAGAGGCATATGAAAAAATAGGCATGCCTGCGCTCATTCTTCAGGTAATTAGTGGGTTAATGCTAGCGTATCACTTAGTGCCAAATGTGTCTTTGTGGTTTGATTTCTCTAATCCGTTAGCTCATGGAATCGTAGCAAAATTAAGTTTACTTGCGCTGACTGTAATGTTTGCGCTAGATGCGAGATTTCGAGTGATACCTAAATTATCAGAAGAAAATCTAGTTGATATGGCGTTACATATCATTCCAGTGACTATTCTATCAATTTTGTTTGTATTAGTCGGTGTATCGTTTCGTACAGGATGGTTGATGTAA
- a CDS encoding IS110-like element ISPpr8 family transposase, whose translation MNSLTIGLDTAKSVFHAVEKNSRGRVLSKAKLTRAKLFTYFANKPPCTVALEACGASHYWCRVISAYGHKAVMIAPQYVASHRKGNKNDFNDANAIADVAQRDDIRTVPYKSIEQQDIQLLHRVRERLVRQRTALGNQTRGLLSEYGIVLRQGLAHLRKELPFILEESNNELTELARRQFFLLHEELLVLDEKVKQADNEIQRVALSHPISQRLMTMSGVGPIISTILLVALGKGEHFRNGRHFSAWCGLVPKQHSTGDKARLLGISKRGNTYIRTQLINGARSALRNASNKNDQVSRWAASLAERIGFNKACVALANKMARFAWAMVHNGQDYQLKP comes from the coding sequence ATGAATAGTTTAACGATTGGTTTAGATACTGCAAAGTCTGTCTTTCATGCCGTTGAAAAAAACAGTAGAGGGCGTGTACTGAGCAAAGCCAAACTAACACGAGCTAAGTTATTTACTTATTTTGCGAATAAACCACCCTGTACAGTTGCTTTAGAAGCTTGCGGAGCCAGCCATTATTGGTGTCGAGTAATCTCAGCCTATGGTCATAAGGCTGTCATGATTGCTCCCCAGTATGTTGCAAGTCATCGTAAAGGCAATAAAAATGATTTTAACGACGCGAATGCTATTGCGGATGTTGCCCAGCGGGATGATATAAGGACAGTTCCGTACAAAAGTATTGAACAGCAAGATATTCAATTACTGCATAGAGTAAGGGAACGGCTTGTAAGGCAGAGAACAGCTTTAGGTAATCAGACTCGAGGATTATTATCAGAATATGGCATTGTTCTTCGCCAAGGGTTAGCCCATCTTCGCAAAGAATTACCGTTTATTCTGGAAGAGAGTAATAATGAGCTTACTGAGTTAGCCCGCCGCCAGTTCTTTTTATTACATGAAGAGCTCCTTGTTTTAGATGAGAAGGTAAAGCAAGCCGATAATGAAATACAGCGAGTTGCACTTTCACACCCTATATCACAGCGGTTAATGACAATGTCAGGTGTTGGACCGATTATCTCTACAATACTTTTGGTTGCGCTAGGTAAAGGTGAGCACTTCCGAAATGGTCGCCACTTTTCCGCTTGGTGTGGTTTAGTTCCTAAGCAACATTCTACCGGAGATAAGGCGCGTTTATTAGGGATAAGTAAGCGAGGTAATACTTACATTCGAACTCAATTGATCAATGGCGCTAGAAGTGCATTGAGAAATGCGAGTAATAAAAATGATCAAGTTAGCCGTTGGGCAGCGAGCCTGGCAGAGCGAATAGGTTTTAACAAAGCCTGTGTTGCTTTGGCGAATAAAATGGCAAGATTCGCTTGGGCGATGGTACATAATGGACAAGATTATCAGCTAAAACCTTAA
- a CDS encoding GNAT family N-acetyltransferase, translating to MEIKIFSEQYRNALRSIYLESRKSTFTWLETSTYQLLDFDQDTEEERIHVALEGDDVLGFISVWEPDNFIHHLYVSDHANGIGVGTQLLETAKNLSDKPLTLKCMNKNDMALKFYASKGFVIASQGSNDYCDYYVMTNRL from the coding sequence ATGGAAATTAAAATATTTTCTGAACAATACCGAAATGCATTGCGAAGCATCTATCTCGAATCAAGAAAATCTACTTTTACTTGGCTAGAGACCAGTACATACCAGTTATTAGATTTTGATCAAGATACAGAAGAAGAACGTATTCACGTAGCACTTGAGGGTGATGATGTTTTAGGGTTTATCTCTGTGTGGGAGCCTGACAATTTCATCCATCACCTTTATGTGTCCGATCATGCCAATGGAATAGGTGTGGGTACACAATTGTTAGAAACCGCCAAAAATTTAAGCGATAAACCGCTAACGTTGAAATGCATGAACAAAAATGACATGGCGCTAAAATTCTATGCGTCAAAAGGCTTTGTTATTGCGTCTCAAGGGTCTAATGATTATTGTGATTACTACGTAATGACCAATCGTCTATAA
- a CDS encoding aminoglycoside phosphotransferase family protein encodes MEELQGGREGLIKRLGDRVYRPCGFWSQSIHHLFTHLKAEQFYSAPEAFGFDNNGNEILSYIVGDVYNYPLVGAIATTEALCSAAALLCQYHDATVSFVQREQCSDLKWLLPIREPQEVICHGDYAPYNVALNGCNVVGIFDFDTAHPAPRVWDVAYAVYCWAPFKTNTYDSLGDLAAQSIRAKQFCDSYGLSNESREHLVDTMITRVQTLVDYMCDEATRGNEAFIANLKDGHHLAYLADIEYLQRNKAYITRCLFS; translated from the coding sequence ATGGAAGAGCTTCAAGGCGGTCGAGAAGGGCTAATTAAACGTTTAGGTGATAGGGTTTATCGACCTTGTGGTTTTTGGTCTCAATCGATTCATCATTTATTTACACACCTTAAAGCTGAGCAGTTTTATTCAGCACCAGAAGCATTTGGTTTTGATAATAACGGCAATGAAATTCTCTCATATATCGTGGGAGATGTTTATAACTACCCGCTAGTGGGTGCTATTGCGACAACTGAAGCACTTTGTTCAGCAGCTGCGTTGTTGTGTCAGTACCACGATGCCACTGTATCTTTTGTTCAACGTGAACAATGCAGTGATTTGAAGTGGCTTTTACCCATAAGAGAGCCACAAGAGGTTATCTGTCATGGCGATTATGCGCCATATAATGTGGCATTAAATGGTTGTAATGTTGTTGGTATCTTTGATTTTGACACCGCACATCCTGCGCCAAGAGTTTGGGATGTCGCTTATGCTGTTTATTGTTGGGCTCCTTTTAAAACGAATACTTATGATTCATTAGGTGATCTTGCAGCACAATCGATACGTGCAAAGCAATTTTGTGATTCTTATGGTCTATCAAATGAAAGCCGTGAGCATTTAGTCGATACCATGATCACTAGAGTACAAACATTGGTAGATTATATGTGTGATGAAGCAACCAGAGGTAATGAGGCGTTTATTGCGAATCTTAAAGACGGTCATCATTTAGCGTATCTTGCAGACATTGAATATTTACAGCGTAATAAAGCGTATATCACACGGTGTTTATTTAGCTGA
- a CDS encoding glutathione S-transferase: MTLPILYSLRRCPYAMRARIGILLAKQPVMLRDIVMKNIPAEMIAVSPKATVPVLVLADSTIIDESLDIMLWALQQSDPSNLLFKEDSRAFPSMLNLIHHNDNEFVESLEKYKVAARYHDIAEVFYRNQCEIFITDLEGRLTSSEYLMGDKPCLADYALLPFVRQFSRVDRKWYLHSPYTNIQRWLNTHYQNPLFSKAMKKYPQWLDNHESVLIGTD, encoded by the coding sequence ATGACGCTTCCAATACTGTATTCTTTACGACGATGCCCTTATGCCATGCGAGCAAGAATAGGAATACTATTGGCAAAGCAGCCTGTTATGTTACGCGATATTGTGATGAAAAATATTCCTGCCGAGATGATCGCAGTGTCACCTAAAGCAACAGTCCCGGTGTTAGTGCTTGCCGATTCAACCATCATTGATGAAAGTCTTGATATAATGCTTTGGGCATTGCAACAAAGCGATCCGAGTAATCTACTTTTTAAAGAAGACTCTCGGGCTTTTCCAAGCATGCTTAACCTGATTCACCATAACGACAATGAGTTTGTCGAATCGTTAGAGAAATATAAAGTTGCCGCTCGTTATCATGATATAGCAGAAGTGTTTTATCGCAACCAGTGCGAGATTTTCATTACTGATCTTGAAGGGCGCTTAACGAGCAGTGAGTATTTGATGGGTGATAAACCTTGTTTAGCTGATTACGCACTTTTACCTTTTGTACGTCAATTTTCCCGTGTTGATCGAAAGTGGTATCTACACTCCCCCTATACAAACATTCAACGCTGGTTAAATACACATTATCAAAATCCACTGTTTTCTAAAGCAATGAAAAAGTACCCTCAATGGCTAGATAACCATGAATCCGTTTTAATTGGTACAGATTAA
- a CDS encoding ABC-F family ATPase, translating to MISTANITMQFGPEPLFENISAKFGNGNRYGLIGANGCGKSTLMKILSGELAPTSGNVSITPGQKVGTLSQDQFAFEEYSVIDTVIMGDAKLWEIKQERERIYSLPEMSEEDGMKVGELESEFAEMDGYSAESRAGDILLEAGIEEEFHFGSMQQIAPGRKLRVLLAQSLFSNPDILLLDEPTNNLDIHTINWLGGELNKRKCTMIIISHDRHFLNTVCTHMADIDYGELRIYPGNYEYFMEAAALIQEQLLAGNAKKSAEMVELQDFVNRFGANASKAKQASSRAKKLDKIKLDDVKSSSRMTPSLKFQDGKKMHRQALVLEDVGHGFDGEMLFEGGDLILEAGAKLAVIGENGVGKSTFLRCLVNELQPNEGVIKWSENASVGYCPQDSSAYFDNDLNLFDWISQYRTEKHNDLMIRGMLGRLLFTEDDANKKARSCSGGEKNRLLFGMLMLMDINVLIMDEPTNHMDMEAIEALNNALKVYQGTLIFVSHDREFVSSLATRIIDIKDNKMINFQGTFNEYLSNKA from the coding sequence TTGATCTCGACCGCAAATATCACAATGCAATTTGGCCCTGAGCCATTATTTGAAAACATTTCTGCCAAATTTGGTAACGGCAACCGCTACGGTTTAATCGGCGCTAACGGTTGTGGTAAATCCACATTGATGAAAATTCTCAGCGGTGAATTAGCACCGACTTCTGGCAATGTATCAATTACTCCAGGCCAGAAAGTTGGCACACTAAGCCAAGATCAATTTGCGTTCGAAGAATACAGTGTTATCGACACCGTGATTATGGGTGACGCTAAGCTTTGGGAAATAAAGCAAGAACGTGAACGCATTTATTCGCTGCCAGAAATGAGCGAAGAAGATGGTATGAAAGTGGGTGAGCTTGAAAGTGAATTCGCAGAGATGGACGGCTACAGTGCTGAAAGTCGTGCGGGTGATATTTTACTAGAAGCTGGTATTGAAGAAGAATTCCACTTCGGTTCAATGCAGCAAATTGCCCCTGGTCGTAAGTTGCGTGTGCTACTTGCACAATCATTATTTTCTAACCCTGATATCTTGTTACTGGATGAACCAACCAACAACTTGGATATTCACACCATTAACTGGTTGGGTGGTGAACTTAACAAGCGTAAGTGCACCATGATCATCATCTCGCACGACAGACACTTCTTAAACACTGTTTGTACGCATATGGCAGACATTGATTACGGCGAACTGCGTATTTACCCTGGTAACTATGAATACTTCATGGAAGCTGCGGCACTAATCCAAGAGCAATTACTTGCGGGTAATGCGAAGAAAAGTGCTGAAATGGTAGAGTTACAAGACTTCGTTAACCGCTTTGGTGCTAACGCATCTAAAGCAAAACAAGCTAGCTCTCGCGCGAAGAAATTAGACAAGATCAAACTTGATGACGTTAAATCATCAAGCCGTATGACACCGTCGTTAAAATTCCAAGATGGTAAAAAAATGCACCGCCAAGCATTAGTCCTTGAAGATGTTGGTCACGGTTTTGATGGCGAAATGTTATTTGAAGGTGGCGACCTTATTCTTGAAGCTGGCGCTAAACTTGCCGTTATCGGTGAAAATGGCGTAGGTAAATCAACGTTCTTACGCTGTTTAGTGAATGAGCTACAACCAAATGAAGGTGTGATTAAGTGGTCTGAAAATGCCTCTGTTGGTTACTGCCCACAAGATAGCTCTGCATATTTCGATAACGATCTAAATCTATTTGATTGGATTTCTCAGTACCGTACTGAGAAGCACAATGATCTTATGATTCGCGGTATGTTAGGTCGCCTTCTATTTACTGAAGATGACGCAAACAAAAAAGCACGCAGTTGCTCTGGTGGTGAAAAGAACCGTTTGTTATTTGGTATGCTAATGCTGATGGACATTAACGTGTTAATCATGGATGAACCAACTAACCACATGGATATGGAAGCGATTGAAGCATTAAACAACGCATTAAAAGTGTACCAAGGTACGCTTATTTTCGTTAGCCACGACCGTGAATTCGTTTCATCACTGGCTACACGCATTATCGACATTAAAGATAATAAAATGATTAACTTCCAAGGTACGTTCAACGAGTACCTATCAAATAAAGCATAA
- a CDS encoding metallophosphoesterase family protein, translating into MRIYQVSDCHLQTGNTEASANLVRALQHIEGNGDGAILLLTGDLVCNPSVDVYEHFREIIETHVSISEIYAIAGNHDDFEMMKAVFKSSRIMVKKTVKLAIGCRLIFVDSSQKPLTNMPLGSGRVSNKDLSLLKKWSRKTPSIVVVHHPVVDVGTEWFTQIGIENKAAVVRAIHHHTLSVISGHAHSFFKVPVKEGISQVVCPATCYGFDHANPCYERIEEIGIMYYGIERVGETFDVQESIIPINC; encoded by the coding sequence ATGAGAATATACCAAGTAAGTGATTGTCACCTTCAAACTGGTAATACAGAGGCTAGCGCCAATCTAGTCCGTGCGTTACAGCATATTGAAGGCAATGGCGATGGTGCTATTTTACTGCTAACTGGCGACTTGGTTTGTAACCCTTCAGTAGATGTTTATGAGCATTTCAGAGAAATCATAGAGACTCATGTATCGATCAGTGAGATATATGCCATTGCTGGTAATCACGATGACTTTGAAATGATGAAGGCTGTATTTAAGAGCAGTCGTATTATGGTTAAGAAAACGGTAAAACTGGCGATTGGTTGCCGGCTGATCTTTGTCGATTCAAGTCAAAAGCCTTTAACCAATATGCCGCTTGGATCGGGTCGAGTTTCAAACAAAGATCTTAGTTTGCTGAAAAAATGGTCACGAAAAACACCTTCAATCGTTGTTGTGCATCATCCCGTGGTTGATGTTGGTACAGAGTGGTTCACTCAAATAGGAATAGAAAACAAAGCAGCAGTAGTAAGAGCGATACACCATCATACTCTTTCCGTTATTAGTGGGCATGCACACTCTTTCTTCAAGGTGCCGGTAAAAGAGGGGATAAGCCAAGTTGTTTGTCCAGCTACGTGCTATGGCTTTGATCACGCCAACCCTTGCTATGAAAGGATTGAAGAGATTGGAATTATGTATTATGGCATTGAAAGGGTTGGGGAAACGTTTGACGTACAAGAGTCCATAATACCGATTAATTGTTAG
- a CDS encoding YfcC family protein: MDIIKESKRTFQFPTAFTILFVIMLVAIGLTWIVPAGSYSKLAYSENDNTLQIASPSGNVTTVAATQDELKKLNVNIDIEQFVNGVIRKPIAIPDTYQQVEQAPKGLLDVAVSIVEGTIEGADIIVFILILGGMIGVINKTGAFDAGLISLSEKTKGREFLFVALVCIVMALGGTTCGLEEEAVAFYPILVPIFLALGFDSIVCVGAIFLAASIGTAFSTINPFSVVIASNAAGISFTEGLGVRAFGLVVGTTVVIGYLYWYCKKIKADPSFSYTYEDRESFKARFLKSDNLSGNVPFTTRRKVILALFAIAFPVMIWGVSMGGWWFPQMAASFLTIAIIIIFISGLKEKEAVEAFTQGASELVAVSLIIGMARGVNIVLEQGMVSDTILAYASGLVSGMHGSVFAVSQMIVFFFLGLVVPSSSGLAVLAMPIMAPLADTVMIPRDIVVSAYNWGQYSMLFLAPTGLVLVTLQMLDIPFNKWVKFVLPIVGFLLVFGSFLLVAQVMML; the protein is encoded by the coding sequence ATGGATATTATTAAAGAGTCAAAGAGAACATTTCAATTCCCAACCGCATTCACAATCTTGTTTGTAATTATGTTAGTTGCCATTGGTCTTACATGGATTGTTCCTGCTGGATCATATTCAAAATTAGCGTATAGCGAAAATGATAATACGTTACAGATAGCTAGCCCATCAGGGAATGTAACAACAGTAGCAGCAACTCAAGATGAGTTAAAAAAACTTAATGTCAACATCGATATTGAACAGTTTGTTAACGGTGTAATACGAAAGCCAATAGCAATACCAGATACTTATCAACAAGTTGAACAAGCGCCAAAAGGGTTGTTGGATGTTGCTGTTTCAATAGTAGAAGGCACAATTGAAGGTGCAGACATTATTGTTTTTATTTTGATATTGGGTGGCATGATTGGAGTAATAAATAAAACAGGGGCATTTGATGCTGGTTTAATAAGCTTATCTGAAAAAACGAAAGGACGAGAATTCCTATTTGTTGCTTTAGTTTGTATCGTTATGGCATTGGGTGGAACCACTTGTGGTTTAGAAGAAGAAGCTGTCGCGTTTTACCCAATTCTTGTTCCTATTTTTCTAGCGCTTGGATTTGATTCTATTGTTTGCGTGGGAGCAATATTCCTTGCAGCATCCATTGGTACTGCTTTTTCAACCATCAACCCATTCTCTGTTGTTATTGCATCTAATGCCGCTGGCATATCTTTTACTGAAGGGTTGGGTGTTAGGGCCTTTGGGTTAGTCGTTGGAACTACCGTGGTTATCGGTTATTTATATTGGTACTGTAAAAAAATTAAAGCTGATCCTTCATTTTCTTATACCTATGAAGATCGAGAATCATTTAAAGCGCGATTTTTAAAAAGTGACAACCTCTCAGGCAATGTACCTTTCACTACGCGCCGTAAAGTAATTCTCGCTTTATTTGCAATCGCATTCCCAGTAATGATATGGGGCGTTTCTATGGGGGGATGGTGGTTTCCTCAGATGGCGGCATCTTTCTTAACTATCGCGATAATAATTATCTTCATTTCAGGGCTAAAAGAAAAAGAAGCTGTTGAAGCTTTTACCCAAGGGGCGTCTGAGTTAGTCGCAGTCTCATTAATCATTGGAATGGCGCGTGGTGTAAATATTGTTCTTGAGCAAGGAATGGTTTCAGACACAATATTAGCCTATGCATCTGGTCTTGTATCAGGTATGCATGGCAGTGTATTTGCTGTTTCTCAAATGATTGTCTTTTTCTTCCTTGGGTTAGTTGTACCATCTTCATCTGGTCTTGCTGTTTTAGCTATGCCAATCATGGCACCACTCGCAGATACCGTGATGATACCTCGTGATATTGTGGTATCAGCCTATAACTGGGGGCAATACTCAATGCTGTTTTTAGCGCCTACAGGATTAGTTTTAGTTACCCTGCAGATGCTTGATATTCCATTTAACAAGTGGGTTAAATTCGTACTTCCTATCGTTGGCTTCTTACTTGTGTTTGGCTCTTTTCTTTTGGTTGCACAAGTCATGATGCTTTAG
- a CDS encoding ATP-binding cassette domain-containing protein, producing MLLTKDMNRLAAFKVMLSSEKRRVWVSICSAVLCSFVEIIPWLCLYFSLNAIYEGSSPYMYLVTMAIALIVRYALYTVAIWYAHLAAYHIIQKVRQHLVMALAHMKIDKLRGLKRGDIEKRITDDCQSLEPLIAHHGTDIINGLLMPVLMTSFLFYIDWRLAIIALVPLPLALTAQFLMMRGFAERQEKYTKIVSNMHQAQLEFLRSIGVMKLFAVDANSYLELSRTMRSHDKIVTTYTKQMVGAWVTFVTLAQISLTLVVPVAILLVEVGQLSLVDLVMVICISAGLLKPWLDLTQVFSQIQQSTVSIDRILPLCSSNDGISVMYEEPLQVLSCENMAVSRGNYTVFENVNLNITPGQRVLIEGESGSGKSTLLSTLSGALSSDAGGWKINDDFVHDFDDESRSRYIAAVDQHVKFFTGTLKENLLLTKRDVKDEEIWHLLDAFGLKQLVSDLPSKLSSDIGETSRLFSGGEMQRLAIIRAALAKTPILILDEATAHLDQLNEQKALAALREYSPNQIQLIISHRYQQVKHVDAHFNVRSGSIHEVSLV from the coding sequence ATGTTACTTACAAAAGATATGAATCGCTTGGCTGCTTTCAAAGTAATGCTGTCTAGCGAGAAGCGCAGGGTATGGGTATCTATTTGTAGTGCCGTACTTTGTAGTTTTGTGGAAATTATCCCTTGGCTATGTTTATATTTTTCTCTCAATGCAATTTATGAGGGAAGCTCCCCTTATATGTATTTAGTTACGATGGCTATAGCCTTAATAGTGCGTTATGCACTTTATACGGTGGCTATCTGGTACGCTCATTTAGCGGCTTATCACATTATTCAAAAGGTCCGTCAGCATTTGGTGATGGCTTTGGCTCATATGAAGATTGATAAGCTACGTGGTCTTAAAAGAGGTGATATCGAAAAGCGTATTACGGATGATTGTCAGAGCCTAGAACCACTTATCGCACACCATGGAACTGATATCATTAATGGTTTGCTTATGCCTGTTCTTATGACCTCGTTCCTTTTTTATATAGATTGGCGGTTAGCAATTATCGCGTTGGTACCTCTTCCTTTAGCCCTCACGGCCCAGTTTCTGATGATGCGAGGTTTTGCTGAACGTCAGGAAAAATACACCAAAATTGTTTCAAACATGCATCAGGCTCAATTGGAATTTCTGCGTAGTATTGGGGTAATGAAATTATTTGCCGTCGATGCTAACTCTTATTTGGAGTTAAGCAGAACGATGCGTTCACATGATAAAATCGTCACGACCTATACCAAACAAATGGTGGGAGCTTGGGTTACCTTTGTTACATTGGCTCAAATTTCACTGACTTTGGTCGTACCTGTAGCAATACTACTCGTTGAGGTAGGGCAGCTTTCTCTTGTAGACCTAGTGATGGTTATCTGTATCAGCGCTGGGCTTCTTAAGCCGTGGTTGGATTTGACTCAAGTTTTTTCTCAGATTCAGCAATCGACCGTTTCTATCGATAGAATATTACCGCTTTGTTCATCCAATGATGGCATCAGTGTGATGTATGAGGAGCCTCTACAAGTTCTTTCTTGCGAAAATATGGCTGTTAGTCGTGGCAACTACACTGTATTCGAGAATGTAAACCTCAATATTACACCGGGACAAAGAGTGCTAATTGAAGGTGAGTCGGGTTCAGGTAAAAGCACGCTTTTATCTACTTTATCTGGGGCGCTCAGTTCTGATGCTGGTGGATGGAAAATTAACGACGACTTTGTTCATGATTTCGATGACGAAAGTCGGAGTCGGTATATTGCAGCAGTCGACCAACATGTAAAATTCTTCACCGGAACATTGAAAGAAAACCTCTTATTAACCAAACGTGATGTTAAAGATGAAGAAATCTGGCACTTGTTAGATGCCTTTGGCTTAAAGCAATTGGTCAGCGATTTACCTAGTAAACTGAGTAGTGATATTGGAGAAACGAGTCGACTGTTTAGTGGTGGAGAGATGCAACGTCTCGCTATTATCAGGGCTGCATTAGCTAAAACGCCTATCCTTATCTTGGATGAAGCAACAGCACATCTAGACCAATTGAACGAACAAAAAGCCTTGGCCGCACTGCGAGAATATTCTCCGAATCAAATCCAATTGATTATCAGCCATCGTTATCAACAAGTTAAACACGTTGATGCGCATTTTAATGTCCGCTCTGGTTCTATTCATGAGGTGTCCCTTGTATAA